The genomic window TTCAATCATCTTTGCTTCGCTTTTAAATTTCTCGTCGTTTACCGTCGCATTTCCCTTCACCGCCGTAAGGAAGTCGGCCCCGTGACTTGTCGAGCTTATTGCATCAGATTTCTGGCATGGATTACTAACGGGAAATTCTACACCAGCGAACAAGGGAGTACGACATGACCTGAAGTGAAGCTCTCTGTTAGACTACTAACATCGATGTTTATTGCTAAGCTAAATATCAGCAAACATTTGGAATGCCGAACACTTATATCGTCCTTTGCCTTCAGGTTAAAGAGCTATAAATGTTCTCCGTTTCATTTCGTTACACCTTGTATTTTCTAATTGCACCTATAAATAGAAAGGGGATTGAGACTGGCCCCGAGTCGCATTGCAGCAGTATTATAGATGTACCGCTTTTTGTAGTGATCATTtgatttttctagttttttttttcatatttataaCCTCACATTGAACATTGgtatcttgaaataaattttttctttgctttggttTAATCCAGGAAGTTGGAAGTCTTGTGAGAGAAACCAAAGCTGAAGACTGGGATGTTTTCTCATGTATAAACTGCAACATGGATACACATGCTTTACACGCCGTGAAAAAGTATGACCGAGTATTAATGAGTAGAGGAATGGAGGTAAGGCCATAACCAACTCTTCTATATATTGCtgcaaagctgaaaaaaaattgtggttgTGGTTTCTCTCGCTAAGAATCAGCTGGAAAACAAACAGTTAGCTGTTTGTGGTAATGGTGGGGGTAAGATTGACAAGGTTGATGCCTGATGTGAAATAATTCAATTTCAGGGTTGGTTATTCATCTCTATACTTCTTATTTAACTTAACTCTTTTGAGTGGTCAGCTCTGGAACTATCATCTTTCCTGTACCTGCTTTTAGATTCAAACAGATGAACAGGTGTTTTCTGGTGTCTTATTATGTATCCACTTTGTCCTGGGAAATTACATTTGGCATACTAAAAATTCTAACATCCAATAACCTTTGACTAATGACAGTTTACACATATAAAGATAATATTTTGTTGCGAAGATCAGTTAGTTGGGTTTATTTGAAGCTTGGTGAAGACCATCAAAATATgatttgtttatcttttgttGTAAATTTCAGAGTGATTCAGTTGTTCACAGTAAAAGTGCCAGTTCCTCTGAATATTCTTCAATCTTCAAACTTATTCTAAAACCTGCACAAGAAAATGATCCAGATGTTGTGGATAACTCATGTGAGTAATTAGGTGTAGCATCTTGGTATATGTTAGCTTTGAACTATTCTGGCACCTTTTTCTAATTTTGAGAtttcaaactaagaaaattcTTCTCGTATATCCCTTTAATTAGCTTATTGTTATATCAAGCATTAACTGCCAGTGTACCAAGGGTCTGTTTACATCAAGCTAGGGTAGTGCAGTTGTGAACAAGAGTTAACCAGTTCAGAAGGGAAACTTGGTAGAGCTTTTAGTTGTACTTGGTCTGTCATGGTGTTTTCAACTAATACCTTGAAATATTAAGGGTTAAAGTTGTTAAGTCTGTACTTGGTCCAAGAGACCCACAAGGTACCAGAGCTTATTCTCCTTGGATGGGAAGCAAGTCCCCTGTGGGTTACCCCAAAGATTTACAGGCTTCCTTTTCAGTTTGATACATATACATTCTTCCAGGTAGACACTGAGAGAGTTCTTCAGGGTTTCCTGACAAGAGGGCAACCTATGAGCTTTGACATCTGGACCCCTGGACCCAGAGTCCAAAGGTCCAACTGTTAAAGCTTCTGGGTCTCCCAATATTTCCATACAATGATAGCAAAAAAGGGTATAACTATTTGTAGCAGAAGAGAACTCCCCACACCCCTTCCTGTTGTCATTGTACCATTAGACAATTACTTTCTGACAATCTTTGCAGTATACTTCCATGACTCTAGATTAAATTATGGTACTTCATTGATTAAGCATGGGAcattataatatatatataatctGATGAAAGTTGGTAACAAAATAAGATATTTGCTTTGTGTGAACAGAAATTGAAGCTGAGTCTTTTTATCTGTAAAAACACTCGATGagatttaactttctttgatgtaaacaaaaaactatGGTAATGTTTCTGTtcaattgaaattaaagttaGAAAACATGACAGTggtgagttttcaaaattccattGTGTTGACTCTGTAAACCTATCTATAGAGGAAGTCATGATATTAGTGACATGTGACACAATTGTGACTGCTCTATGACCATTAAGTCACAAGATCAAActtaaatttgctttttatgGCAAATGATATCTTATGATACTGTTTCATATTAAAATATCACTGGCATTTTATGGAGAGTGACCTATTTACCCTGTAGATATTACATGTATATATAAAGGAAGAGAGGCTCTGATGATATTTTAGAACAATATAAAATTTGTAGTTGGTTGTGTTTATGATTATAAACAAGGAAAACTATTTGATCAGTCGCAGGCAACGCTATTTTGTTGGGTCAAGACAGGATCTCTCTTGCCATGGTCAGTGTACAGGAACAAGTCAAAAAATTCCTACAAGCTGAAGAGGATGCAATGAATGAAAGAATAAGGTAACAGTGTCATTGTTATTCCACGTCATGTGTGATATGATGTGCAAGAGAAACCAGTGGCAGGTTCTGAGGATCATCATTTGTGGAGTGGCTTGAAAAAATGGGCTAAAACAAGTTTCagaatattttgtgaatcaTTGTGATCATTGTCTCTCATTAGTCATGTGTTCTTCTTACTTTTTCCACATTTAGAAAATTTGTTGCGGCGCAAAAGGAAGCATTTACAACCCTTCAAGCACAGGTGTTCAAGGATAAACAAGCTGTTTACTGGTATGTAACATGCTTTTGATTTTCACTAATTTTGCTGTGATTTCAGTATGTTtatgaattaaccctttaacccctaagggtgatAAACTTCTAATTTCTCTCAACAGTAttgcccctgaatcaaacaaaaaggttatgagattaaaagaaatgatgtAGAAACTCAATAAGGTCTTGATTGTCaggcaaattctccttttctgtaCTCagggaaatatatagagaacagtatggagaacttagATACTGatctttgggtgtaaagggttaaatatacTTGATGTGCTTGTCAgagatcaaaattatttcagtttcattaTCAATAGGTCATGTGAAAGTCATTACTGATAGTAAACTTGCTCTTTTTTTACAACAGTGCTATCAAAAGAGAAGACGAAAAAGCCATGGAAAGCTCTCTGGATGAAGCCATGGCAGATAGTTCTTTTGACACCCCTGTATTATTTAAACCTGGTATGAACAGTCTTTCAAATGTGATATTTGATTATAGGGAcataaattttttatcagttgTGTCTGAAGTTTAGTTTGATGAAATATTATGTAGGTCATGTGTTTAGAAGGTTGcattcaaaacaattttgaaatgcTCTGCATATTATTTGAAAGTGGTAGACACCTTTATTCTCTTGTCCTTTtgatgataatttattttttaattctactGTGTGAAACCAAGAGATATCTGTTAAGCTTTTGCTAAAATCCTGCTAAAAAAGGAAAGCACTTGTTCAactgttttttatctttgtgGAAACTGTACTTTAGTCTTTTAACAAAGTCTCTGTTAGTTCTAATTTTGCATTCTGCCTCCTTTTCAGCTGTTTCAACTCGTGGGTGGAATGACCACCCCCCTGCCCAAGTCAACCAAGTCCACATAACTCAGGTGGCTCCTCATAAATATCCATTGAACCCAGGTGCTCATCCTCCTCGCAAGACAACCAGACGTCCACACAAATCACATCAAAAGAAAGAATCAGATGCTGatccagtgttttctttagatGATTTTACAGATGACTGTGAACCATTCTTTGAGTCCGAAGAAGACGAGCTTAGTAGCAGTGGTATGAAAACATTTATATTGTGTATTGAAAAATCTGTTGTGCACATCCATACAGGGTTTGATCAGGTTTACAAAAACTGATGGTATTTCCCATGGTGTGTTTCCccaaacagaaaaacatttcatttgatACATTTATTTAGGTACAGATAAATCAAACATTGCTTTCAACTGATAATTTGTACTAAAAGATGACAATTGTTTCTTTACTAGAACGTTCTATTTTTGGCTCCTGTAGATCCTAGGCCAGTACATCTCAGTTTTAAGTTTGAACTTGATACCAAAGAGTTAAGAGATTTTAATCTGGTTGACTATGTGCACAAAATTTGTATCAAAACTTTTTACAATAAGCACTAGAGAAATAGAACTGCATTCAACTGCTCTCTGCTCCTAATTTACCATCACCAATAACAACTTGACCAGAAGATATTGggatttctttttccattttttacatAATAACAATATaacttgttattattttatatacTTAAACAGTGGATAAGGTTGAAGGTGCATTCTGACTGGCTACTCAAACCCagatatcctttgctattcacctctgagcaaCTTGAACTGgatttgtttctgaaaatgttgtaattgtttcaggaataaattagttaaaatcatctttttctgcTACATCATCTCAATGTTTCGCTTTACAActcagtaaatatccaccattagCCACCTCCACTCCAAGgaatagttgttaattattcTACACTGTATGTTTTCACAAGACATATTTTATGCCAGATAGAGATTACACTAACACTACTTTACTTTGACCATGGTAGATAACAG from Pocillopora verrucosa isolate sample1 chromosome 8, ASM3666991v2, whole genome shotgun sequence includes these protein-coding regions:
- the LOC131769112 gene encoding uncharacterized protein isoform X1, giving the protein MSKFKCKCLNVTIHVKEKATREAEGTAFVSENCSEPFFTKELYEVELAVGGITKEVGSLVRETKAEDWDVFSCINCNMDTHALHAVKKYDRVLMSRGMESDSVVHSKSASSSEYSSIFKLILKPAQENDPDVVDNSFAGNAILLGQDRISLAMVSVQEQVKKFLQAEEDAMNERIRKFVAAQKEAFTTLQAQVFKDKQAVYCAIKREDEKAMESSLDEAMADSSFDTPVLFKPAVSTRGWNDHPPAQVNQVHITQVAPHKYPLNPGAHPPRKTTRRPHKSHQKKESDADPVFSLDDFTDDCEPFFESEEDELSSSDNSFQSEEPIHYPGLRSVKKSTQYSSSLPISMPAGKISPPMDDQELAIPEPSKIGESMKALARSVHDTSEKLFGELPRPRRSTFSHR
- the LOC131769112 gene encoding uncharacterized protein isoform X2, giving the protein MDTHALHAVKKYDRVLMSRGMESDSVVHSKSASSSEYSSIFKLILKPAQENDPDVVDNSFAGNAILLGQDRISLAMVSVQEQVKKFLQAEEDAMNERIRKFVAAQKEAFTTLQAQVFKDKQAVYCAIKREDEKAMESSLDEAMADSSFDTPVLFKPAVSTRGWNDHPPAQVNQVHITQVAPHKYPLNPGAHPPRKTTRRPHKSHQKKESDADPVFSLDDFTDDCEPFFESEEDELSSSDNSFQSEEPIHYPGLRSVKKSTQYSSSLPISMPAGKISPPMDDQELAIPEPSKIGESMKALARSVHDTSEKLFGELPRPRRSTFSHR